A genomic window from Elusimicrobiota bacterium includes:
- a CDS encoding Fic family protein, with translation MPFLPKFTITNAVTAALTRIERARGFLDAAKLSEDWISEMQNRALLLEAHHTTHIEGTHLTLEESEKLLAGKKVPGADPDDTRELLNYRDAFDLVTEYLDNGEPIREALLREIHKRLVKGVRGDKASPGQYRKGQNFVVNSKTKQVIYTPPPPAEVPGMMADLVGWLRTEHGVNPVLEAGVAQFQLVHIHPFDDGNGRTSRLLSTLCLYRKGYDFKRLFTISEYYDRDRIAFYKAIQGVRERGMDLTNWLEFFTDGLATQMREVQERGEKVIRLDLLARKHALNDRQRTALRRAVEHEGLTLKDFIGLFKDAPRRTLQRELKGMVDKGLLIPEGATNKLRYRPGKWAA, from the coding sequence ATGCCTTTTTTGCCGAAGTTCACGATCACCAACGCCGTCACGGCCGCCCTGACTCGGATCGAGCGGGCGCGCGGATTTCTGGATGCGGCCAAGCTCTCGGAGGACTGGATCTCCGAAATGCAGAACCGTGCGCTCCTCTTGGAAGCGCATCACACGACTCACATCGAGGGGACGCACCTGACCCTCGAGGAGTCGGAGAAGCTTCTTGCCGGTAAAAAGGTTCCCGGCGCTGATCCTGACGATACGCGGGAGCTCCTGAATTACCGCGACGCTTTCGATCTGGTAACCGAATACTTGGACAACGGGGAGCCCATCAGGGAGGCGCTGCTTCGCGAGATTCACAAACGGCTGGTCAAAGGCGTACGCGGCGACAAGGCGTCGCCCGGACAGTACCGCAAAGGCCAGAACTTCGTGGTCAATTCGAAGACCAAGCAGGTGATCTACACGCCGCCGCCTCCAGCCGAGGTTCCCGGGATGATGGCGGATTTGGTCGGCTGGCTGCGGACGGAGCACGGCGTCAACCCGGTTCTCGAAGCGGGCGTCGCTCAGTTCCAGCTTGTTCATATCCATCCCTTTGACGACGGCAACGGCCGGACCTCCCGGCTTCTATCGACCCTCTGCCTCTACCGCAAGGGCTACGACTTCAAGCGCCTGTTCACGATCAGTGAATACTATGACCGGGACCGGATCGCCTTCTACAAGGCTATCCAGGGCGTGCGCGAGCGGGGCATGGACCTGACGAACTGGCTGGAGTTTTTCACGGACGGCTTGGCGACTCAGATGCGGGAAGTCCAGGAGCGGGGCGAGAAGGTGATTCGGCTCGACCTCCTCGCGCGAAAGCATGCCCTAAACGACAGGCAACGAACGGCCTTGAGGCGCGCGGTCGAGCACGAGGGCCTGACTCTCAAGGACTTCATCGGACTCTTCAAGGATGCTCCGCGGCGGACTCTCCAGCGGGAACTAAAGGGCATGGTGGACAAAGGCCTGCTGATTCCCGAAGGGGCCACCAATAAACTCCGCTATCGGCCCGGCAAGTGGGCGGCCTAA
- a CDS encoding DUF2752 domain-containing protein: protein MKIRHPVPFSVVAGAAWLLCAAQAVTGAGGSLVICPFRLATGHMCPGCGMGRAVVAAMRGDWLGSFHLHPLGIPVLAVWTAWLAAEAVRAARSGASARSVL, encoded by the coding sequence ATGAAGATCCGTCATCCCGTCCCGTTCTCCGTCGTCGCCGGCGCCGCGTGGCTCCTCTGCGCGGCGCAGGCGGTCACGGGCGCGGGGGGGAGCCTCGTGATATGTCCGTTCCGCCTGGCGACCGGACATATGTGCCCGGGCTGCGGCATGGGCCGCGCGGTCGTGGCCGCGATGCGGGGCGACTGGCTCGGGTCCTTCCACCTCCACCCGCTCGGGATACCCGTCCTCGCCGTCTGGACCGCCTGGCTCGCCGCCGAGGCCGTCAGGGCCGCCCGGTCTGGCGCGTCGGCCCGGTCAGTGCTATAA
- a CDS encoding DUF4234 domain-containing protein — protein sequence MTTDKPLSSEHHIEIAMGIVLSIITCGIYNIYWNYRQFLAMNALLGREEFKFVPWLLLSIITCGLFHIYYEYKMGAELYGWLKENGRDPNPNLPVIGLVLACLGLTVITDAVYQHEINKLS from the coding sequence ATGACCACCGACAAGCCGCTGTCGTCCGAGCATCACATCGAGATCGCGATGGGCATCGTCCTGTCCATCATCACCTGCGGGATCTACAACATCTACTGGAACTACCGTCAGTTCCTGGCGATGAACGCGCTGCTCGGGCGCGAGGAGTTCAAGTTCGTCCCGTGGCTGCTCCTCTCCATCATCACCTGCGGCCTGTTCCACATCTACTACGAGTACAAGATGGGCGCCGAACTGTACGGCTGGCTCAAGGAGAACGGCCGGGACCCGAACCCGAACCTGCCCGTCATCGGCCTCGTGCTCGCCTGTCTCGGCCTGACCGTCATCACCGACGCCGTCTACCAGCACGAGATCAACAAGCTCTCATGA
- a CDS encoding TIGR00730 family Rossman fold protein, producing the protein MPMRLLLSALLAFGSAVPAAAQVHAAVPGSVSVVPSFSPVLSPGLAPSFSGPALSLPSAPGLAAPSIAPSLVPALAPAALAPIPALAASAIPAAAAFVPAALSHPVSAPAKDGGRLRNAGTSLKDLGRLVGLSEAGAAAAAFDGAAAKAALENAEPASLPLPLGAKSVSVVRLNSAREASGVIPHTPNTEHFINELASKWDKIGHLDLRVYRDSKGDSFRAVDLSGRPELAEHLPEVQAHEAALIRKIQLHAKDLQLVIREEGKTPDLIVEGVVTEMKSLFPGGEFKVQLAHANEQVLAHAARHRLAPGAAAINLESRDAVPVAELRSVINDYVRTGAPIGLASVSVYAGKDRRVFVRGKDGLFNVEGSRLRRQSAAKAALPLAKPAARFLVPDALALAAMPDPDVIVRELTEPARRLRAAGVRATVTVYGSARILQPDVARARLQELVDKYGRKPKRPEERKLVYAAVQAVEMSKYYDIARQFGRLVAEEGGGEVAVVSGGGPGIMEAANRGAFEAKGPSVGYNIILDHEQGLNKYATPGLEFEFTNFSTRKMALRHGSMGLVYFPGGFGTMDELFEVLTLMQTGKMPRVPIVLVGEKEYWDKILDFDEFARMGLISSGDLSLFHFADTARAAWSAIVAVPAAR; encoded by the coding sequence ATGCCCATGAGATTGCTGCTGTCGGCGCTGCTGGCCTTCGGTTCCGCCGTTCCCGCCGCCGCGCAGGTCCACGCCGCCGTCCCCGGCTCGGTCTCCGTCGTTCCGTCCTTCTCTCCCGTCCTCTCGCCCGGCCTGGCGCCCTCGTTCTCGGGCCCCGCCCTGTCTCTGCCGTCGGCCCCCGGCCTCGCGGCGCCGTCGATCGCCCCGTCTCTCGTCCCGGCCCTCGCTCCCGCGGCGCTCGCGCCGATCCCCGCCCTCGCCGCCTCGGCGATCCCCGCGGCCGCCGCGTTCGTTCCCGCCGCGCTGTCGCACCCCGTCTCGGCGCCCGCCAAAGACGGCGGACGCCTCCGCAACGCGGGCACGAGCCTCAAGGACCTCGGCCGCCTCGTCGGCCTGTCCGAGGCGGGCGCCGCGGCCGCCGCCTTCGACGGCGCCGCCGCGAAGGCCGCCCTCGAGAACGCCGAGCCGGCCTCCCTCCCGCTCCCCCTCGGCGCGAAGAGCGTCTCCGTCGTCCGCCTCAACAGCGCCCGCGAGGCGAGCGGCGTCATCCCGCACACTCCGAACACCGAGCACTTCATCAACGAGCTCGCGTCGAAGTGGGACAAGATCGGCCATCTCGACCTGCGCGTCTACCGCGACTCGAAAGGCGACAGCTTCCGCGCCGTGGACCTGTCCGGCCGCCCCGAGCTCGCCGAGCACCTGCCCGAGGTCCAGGCGCACGAGGCCGCGCTGATCCGCAAGATCCAGCTGCACGCGAAGGACCTGCAGCTCGTCATCCGCGAGGAAGGCAAGACCCCCGACCTGATCGTCGAAGGCGTCGTCACCGAGATGAAGAGCCTGTTCCCCGGCGGCGAGTTCAAGGTCCAGCTCGCTCACGCTAACGAGCAGGTCCTCGCCCACGCGGCGCGACACCGCCTGGCTCCCGGCGCCGCCGCGATCAACCTGGAGTCCCGCGACGCCGTGCCCGTCGCCGAGCTGCGCTCCGTCATCAACGATTACGTCCGCACCGGCGCCCCGATCGGCCTGGCCAGCGTGTCGGTGTACGCGGGCAAGGACCGCCGGGTCTTCGTCCGCGGCAAGGACGGCCTGTTCAACGTCGAGGGCTCTCGCCTGCGCCGCCAGTCGGCCGCGAAGGCCGCCCTGCCCCTCGCCAAGCCCGCCGCCCGCTTCCTCGTCCCCGACGCCCTCGCCCTGGCCGCGATGCCGGACCCGGACGTCATCGTCCGCGAGCTGACCGAGCCCGCCCGCCGCCTGCGCGCCGCCGGCGTGCGCGCGACCGTCACCGTGTACGGCTCCGCCCGCATCCTGCAGCCCGACGTCGCCCGCGCCCGCCTCCAGGAGCTCGTCGACAAGTACGGCCGCAAGCCCAAGCGTCCCGAGGAGCGCAAGCTCGTGTACGCCGCGGTGCAGGCCGTCGAGATGTCCAAGTACTACGACATCGCCCGGCAGTTCGGCCGCCTCGTCGCCGAGGAGGGCGGCGGCGAGGTCGCCGTCGTCTCCGGCGGCGGCCCCGGCATCATGGAGGCCGCCAACCGCGGCGCCTTCGAGGCCAAGGGCCCGAGCGTGGGCTACAACATCATCCTCGACCACGAGCAGGGGTTGAACAAGTACGCGACGCCCGGCCTCGAGTTCGAGTTCACGAACTTCTCCACGCGCAAGATGGCCCTGCGCCACGGCTCGATGGGCCTCGTCTACTTCCCCGGCGGCTTCGGCACGATGGACGAGCTCTTCGAGGTGCTCACGTTGATGCAGACCGGCAAGATGCCGCGCGTGCCGATCGTGCTGGTCGGCGAGAAGGAGTACTGGGACAAGATCTTGGACTTCGACGAGTTCGCCCGCATGGGCCTCATCTCCTCCGGCGACCTGTCCCTCTTCCACTTCGCCGACACCGCGCGCGCCGCCTGGTCCGCGATCGTCGCCGTCCCCGCCGCCCGCTGA
- a CDS encoding response regulator, translating into MAKILVIDDEQPIVELLSLRLTEAGHQVVVALDGLSAPMIASREKPDLVILDFNMPAANGAKVHERLRGNSFTAATPIIFLTASPIGQIMPQVKDDAITRFLQKPVDFAHLSKLMSEFLPGSAPAAPPAPRYDPDDLAGSGGGDVLDLD; encoded by the coding sequence ATGGCGAAGATCCTCGTGATCGATGACGAACAGCCGATCGTGGAGCTGCTGAGCCTGCGCCTGACGGAGGCGGGACATCAGGTGGTCGTCGCGCTGGACGGGCTGTCGGCGCCGATGATCGCCTCGCGCGAGAAGCCGGACCTGGTCATACTCGACTTCAACATGCCCGCGGCCAACGGCGCGAAGGTCCACGAGCGCCTGCGCGGCAACAGCTTCACCGCCGCCACGCCGATCATCTTCCTCACCGCGTCGCCGATCGGACAGATCATGCCTCAGGTCAAGGACGACGCCATCACGCGCTTCCTGCAGAAGCCCGTCGACTTCGCCCACCTGTCGAAGCTCATGTCCGAGTTCCTTCCGGGGAGCGCGCCCGCGGCACCGCCCGCCCCGCGCTACGATCCCGACGACCTCGCCGGCTCCGGGGGCGGCGACGTCCTCGACCTCGACTGA
- a CDS encoding response regulator: MAKILIVDDDPDCVELLTVHLLKRGHTVLGAKDGPDALEVASWERPDLILLDLRMPSVDGIRVIEILRGNDLTANTPVILMSAADREWATRRLPSDPLVRFLEKPLDFEKLNGMIAELLPAALT; the protein is encoded by the coding sequence ATGGCCAAGATTCTGATCGTCGACGACGACCCCGACTGCGTGGAGCTCCTCACGGTCCACCTGCTGAAGAGGGGCCATACCGTACTGGGCGCCAAGGACGGCCCCGACGCGCTCGAGGTCGCCTCCTGGGAGCGCCCCGACCTGATCCTCCTCGATCTGCGGATGCCGTCCGTGGACGGCATCCGGGTCATCGAGATCCTGCGCGGCAACGACCTCACCGCGAATACGCCCGTCATCCTGATGAGCGCCGCCGACAGGGAGTGGGCGACGCGCCGCCTGCCCTCCGATCCGCTCGTGCGCTTCCTGGAGAAGCCTCTCGACTTCGAGAAGCTCAACGGGATGATCGCCGAGCTCCTTCCCGCGGCCCTGACCTAA
- a CDS encoding GuaB3 family IMP dehydrogenase-related protein, whose amino-acid sequence MAFFIGRDREARRAYGFDEIALVPGDMTVNPDEVDTTLQIGHVKLEIPFLASAMDGVVDAEFAIAMGKLGGLGVLNLDGISTRYDKPREVVSQIAGATPDEATRLVQEMYRPAVKEELIGERIKQIKKAGVPCAISTIPQNAEKYGRIAMEAGADIFVVQSTVTTVRHKATKYTPFDIAKFCKAMKIPVVVGNCVTYSVATELMDAGVSGLLIGVGPGAACTTRGVLGLGVPQVTGTVDCAAARDFHFKRTGKYVPIITDGGMSTGGDICKAIACGSDGVMVGSAFARAKEAPGQGFHWGMATPHANLPRGTRIQVGITGSLEEILYGPSRLDDGSQNLVGALRTCMGSVGASTMREMQTTEIIIAPSIKTEGKIFQKAQRIGMGK is encoded by the coding sequence ATGGCTTTTTTCATCGGACGCGACCGTGAAGCCCGCAGGGCCTACGGATTCGACGAGATCGCGCTGGTTCCCGGCGACATGACGGTCAACCCCGACGAGGTCGACACGACCCTGCAGATCGGGCACGTCAAGCTCGAGATCCCCTTCCTCGCCTCGGCGATGGACGGCGTCGTGGACGCGGAGTTCGCGATCGCGATGGGCAAGCTCGGCGGCCTCGGGGTCCTGAACCTCGACGGGATCAGCACGCGCTACGACAAGCCCCGCGAGGTCGTCTCCCAGATCGCCGGCGCCACCCCCGACGAGGCGACCCGCCTCGTGCAGGAGATGTACCGCCCCGCCGTCAAGGAGGAGCTGATCGGCGAGCGCATCAAGCAGATCAAGAAGGCCGGCGTGCCCTGCGCGATCTCCACGATCCCGCAGAACGCGGAGAAGTACGGCCGCATCGCGATGGAGGCCGGCGCCGACATCTTCGTCGTGCAGTCCACCGTCACGACCGTCCGCCACAAAGCGACCAAGTACACGCCCTTCGACATCGCCAAGTTCTGCAAGGCGATGAAGATCCCCGTCGTCGTCGGCAACTGCGTGACCTACTCGGTCGCCACCGAGCTGATGGACGCGGGCGTCTCCGGCCTGCTGATCGGCGTCGGACCGGGAGCCGCCTGCACCACGCGCGGCGTCCTCGGCCTCGGCGTGCCGCAGGTGACGGGCACGGTCGACTGCGCCGCGGCGCGCGACTTCCACTTCAAGCGCACCGGCAAGTACGTGCCGATCATCACCGACGGCGGCATGTCCACCGGCGGCGACATCTGCAAGGCGATCGCCTGCGGCTCCGACGGCGTCATGGTCGGCTCCGCCTTCGCGCGCGCGAAGGAAGCGCCCGGCCAGGGCTTCCACTGGGGCATGGCCACGCCGCACGCCAACCTGCCCCGCGGCACCCGCATCCAGGTCGGCATCACCGGCAGCCTCGAGGAGATCCTCTACGGGCCGTCCCGCCTCGACGACGGCTCGCAGAACCTCGTCGGCGCCCTGCGCACGTGCATGGGCTCCGTCGGAGCCTCGACGATGCGCGAGATGCAGACCACCGAGATCATCATCGCTCCCTCGATCAAGACGGAAGGCAAGATCTTCCAGAAGGCCCAGCGCATCGGGATGGGGAAGTAG
- the guaA gene encoding glutamine-hydrolyzing GMP synthase, which translates to MTVAALEAEKILILDFGSQYTQLIARRLRELEVYCEILPFKATREQILAARPAGIILSGGPASVHEKGSPRPDKFVFEAGVPVLGICYGMQLLVELHGGKVLPSKKREYGHADLEIVAESPLFADLPRHLQVWMSHGDSASRLHNGFRVDARTGSAPYAAISDEAKRQYGIQFHPEVVHTPLGAKVLENFARRICRFEKRWSMSSLLESQVAAIKTQVGDGKVVCALSGGVDSSVAAALISKTIGSRLYCIYVDTGLGRHGDRERAEKVLGQELKLNLKVVDASKLFLGRLKGVSNPEKKRKIIGKTFIEVFDKEAKRIKGVTFLAQGTLYPDVIESVSVHGPSVVIKSHHNVGGLPKKMKLRLVEPLRMLFKDEVRLLGKEMGISQDLLGAHPFPGPGLAIRVLGAVTPELLKTLRDADLIMRQELKAAGWYDKVWQAFVVILPSVRSVGVMGDGRTYENTVVVRSVDSRDGMTADWSRLPYDLMQKISSRIVSEVKGVNRVAYDISSKPPATIEWE; encoded by the coding sequence ATGACCGTCGCCGCTCTCGAAGCCGAGAAGATCCTGATCCTCGACTTCGGGAGCCAGTACACCCAGCTGATCGCGCGGCGCCTGCGCGAACTCGAGGTGTACTGCGAGATACTGCCCTTCAAGGCGACGCGGGAGCAGATCCTCGCGGCGAGGCCGGCCGGCATCATCCTGTCCGGCGGGCCGGCGTCGGTCCACGAGAAGGGCTCGCCGCGCCCGGACAAGTTCGTGTTCGAGGCGGGCGTGCCGGTGCTCGGCATCTGCTACGGCATGCAGCTGCTCGTCGAGCTGCACGGCGGCAAGGTCCTGCCCTCGAAGAAGCGCGAGTACGGCCACGCCGACCTCGAGATCGTCGCCGAGAGCCCGCTGTTCGCCGACCTGCCCCGGCATCTGCAGGTGTGGATGAGCCACGGCGACAGCGCCTCGCGCCTGCACAACGGCTTCCGCGTGGACGCGCGCACCGGCTCGGCGCCCTACGCCGCGATCTCCGACGAGGCGAAGCGCCAGTACGGCATCCAGTTCCACCCGGAAGTGGTGCACACGCCGCTCGGCGCGAAGGTCCTCGAGAACTTCGCGCGCCGCATCTGCCGCTTCGAGAAGCGCTGGAGCATGTCGTCCTTGCTCGAGTCCCAGGTCGCGGCGATTAAGACGCAGGTCGGCGACGGCAAGGTCGTCTGCGCCCTCTCCGGCGGCGTGGACTCCTCCGTCGCGGCGGCCCTGATCTCCAAGACGATCGGCTCGCGCCTCTACTGCATCTACGTGGACACCGGGCTCGGCCGCCACGGCGACCGCGAGCGCGCGGAGAAGGTGCTCGGCCAGGAGCTGAAGCTCAATCTAAAGGTCGTGGACGCGTCGAAGCTCTTCCTCGGACGGCTGAAGGGCGTTTCGAACCCGGAAAAGAAGCGGAAGATCATCGGGAAGACGTTTATCGAAGTGTTCGATAAAGAAGCGAAACGGATCAAAGGGGTGACCTTCCTGGCCCAGGGAACGTTATACCCGGACGTGATCGAATCCGTGTCGGTGCACGGGCCCTCCGTCGTCATCAAGAGCCACCATAACGTCGGCGGGCTCCCGAAAAAAATGAAGCTGCGCCTGGTCGAGCCGCTGCGGATGCTCTTCAAGGACGAGGTGCGCCTCCTCGGCAAGGAGATGGGGATCTCGCAGGACCTGCTCGGCGCCCACCCGTTCCCCGGCCCCGGCCTCGCGATCCGCGTGCTCGGCGCCGTGACCCCCGAGCTGCTCAAGACCTTGCGCGACGCCGACCTGATCATGCGCCAGGAGCTCAAGGCCGCCGGCTGGTACGACAAGGTCTGGCAGGCGTTCGTGGTGATCCTCCCCTCCGTGCGCTCCGTCGGCGTGATGGGCGACGGGCGCACCTACGAGAACACGGTCGTCGTCCGCTCGGTGGACAGCCGCGACGGCATGACCGCCGACTGGTCGCGGCTCCCGTACGACCTCATGCAGAAGATCTCCAGCCGCATCGTCAGCGAGGTCAAGGGCGTGAACCGCGTCGCTTACGACATCTCCTCCAAGCCTCCCGCCACCATCGAATGGGAATGA
- a CDS encoding phosphoribosylaminoimidazolesuccinocarboxamide synthase: MTSTASSVDIPGLKLLRRGKVRDVYDLGEKLLIVASDRLSAFDVVLPTPIPDKGKILTTAALFWFDLTKNVVPNHLITADFDAIQQQLPVKLDKNWFDGRMMLVHKAKRIDAECVARAYLAGSGWKEYKINGNVVGHSLPAGLKEADKLPSPIFTPATKADEGHDENISRERLAEMIGPELAKTLEGLTLRVFNVAAEHLAKRDLILADTKFEFGFINEKLCLIDEILTPDSSRVWEKKDWHPGRTPDGFDKQFVRDYLEKSGWNKLPPAPALPQSVVDGTLSRYRDFLAKVTK, from the coding sequence ATGACGAGCACCGCCTCCTCCGTCGACATACCGGGACTGAAGCTCCTGCGCCGGGGCAAGGTCCGGGACGTCTACGACCTCGGAGAGAAGCTGCTCATCGTGGCGTCGGACCGGCTCTCGGCGTTCGACGTGGTCCTGCCGACGCCGATCCCGGACAAAGGCAAGATCCTGACCACGGCGGCGCTGTTCTGGTTCGATCTGACGAAAAACGTGGTTCCGAACCATTTGATCACCGCTGATTTCGACGCCATTCAACAGCAACTGCCCGTGAAGCTGGATAAGAACTGGTTCGACGGGCGGATGATGCTGGTGCATAAGGCGAAAAGGATCGATGCCGAGTGCGTGGCGCGCGCGTATCTCGCGGGGTCGGGCTGGAAGGAATATAAAATCAACGGCAACGTCGTTGGTCACTCGCTTCCGGCGGGGCTCAAAGAGGCCGACAAATTGCCTTCGCCCATTTTTACGCCCGCGACGAAGGCGGATGAGGGGCACGACGAGAACATCTCGCGAGAACGCTTGGCTGAGATGATAGGACCGGAACTTGCCAAGACGTTGGAAGGATTAACCCTTCGGGTTTTTAACGTCGCGGCCGAGCACTTGGCGAAGAGAGACCTCATTCTTGCCGATACGAAATTCGAATTCGGGTTCATCAACGAAAAACTTTGTCTTATCGACGAGATCCTCACGCCCGACTCGTCCCGCGTGTGGGAGAAGAAGGATTGGCATCCCGGAAGGACTCCGGACGGCTTCGACAAGCAATTCGTGCGTGATTATCTCGAGAAATCCGGCTGGAATAAGCTTCCCCCCGCCCCCGCTTTGCCTCAAAGCGTCGTGGACGGCACGCTCTCCCGCTATCGCGATTTCCTCGCAAAGGTGACCAAGTGA
- a CDS encoding phosphoribosylformylglycinamidine synthase subunit PurS, giving the protein MSIKIQAENVHLIEVKLRNEFNDAEGAAAFALLREQGLGALKEVRAGRLYEISGSLTANQAHQAAKDLLCDAVTQEFRLVPVAPAPMNGMNFWRVEVWLKPTVSDPVGATVAEAIAEGGLQRPTSARCGMLYLLNGRAVKAQVEKAVAKSLANPLIHRVVVTEAHP; this is encoded by the coding sequence GTGAGCATAAAGATCCAGGCGGAGAATGTTCACCTCATCGAGGTCAAGCTCCGCAACGAGTTCAACGACGCCGAGGGCGCCGCGGCCTTCGCCCTCCTGCGGGAGCAGGGCCTGGGCGCCCTCAAGGAAGTCCGGGCCGGCCGGCTCTACGAGATCTCCGGCTCGCTGACCGCCAACCAGGCGCACCAGGCCGCGAAGGACCTCCTCTGCGACGCCGTGACCCAGGAGTTCCGCCTGGTCCCCGTCGCGCCCGCGCCGATGAACGGGATGAACTTCTGGCGCGTCGAGGTCTGGCTCAAGCCGACCGTCTCCGATCCCGTCGGCGCGACGGTCGCCGAGGCGATCGCCGAGGGCGGCCTTCAGCGCCCGACCTCCGCCCGCTGCGGGATGCTTTATCTGCTCAACGGCCGCGCCGTGAAGGCGCAGGTCGAGAAGGCCGTGGCCAAGTCGCTGGCCAATCCTCTCATCCACCGCGTCGTCGTCACCGAGGCCCACCCTTGA